From Haloglomus litoreum, the proteins below share one genomic window:
- a CDS encoding SHOCT domain-containing protein, whose amino-acid sequence MVDRTDHAPDPTDHTVGAGDAVDDRDRSPEPREQLAEAFLPTVAVTVTAAVVISAILGTGLTTLVAAVGYLLLVPLAAFLQEPLVTMVRDDDPVDEQQAALDRLRDRYASGEIDELEFERRLERLLETETVEDAAARGRRDVDRGGATAPERGETTPEAEET is encoded by the coding sequence ATGGTCGACCGGACGGACCACGCGCCCGACCCCACCGATCACACGGTCGGCGCGGGGGACGCAGTGGACGACAGGGACCGGTCCCCGGAGCCCCGCGAACAGCTCGCGGAGGCGTTCCTGCCGACCGTCGCGGTCACCGTGACGGCGGCCGTCGTCATCTCGGCGATACTCGGGACGGGCCTGACGACCCTCGTCGCGGCGGTGGGCTACCTGCTGCTCGTTCCGCTGGCCGCGTTCCTGCAGGAGCCGCTCGTCACGATGGTCCGCGACGACGACCCGGTCGACGAACAGCAGGCCGCACTCGACCGCCTCCGCGACCGCTACGCCAGCGGCGAGATCGACGAACTCGAGTTCGAGCGGCGGCTCGAACGGCTGCTGGAGACCGAGACGGTCGAGGACGCCGCGGCGAGGGGGCGCCGGGACGTGGACCGCGGCGGGGCCACCGCCCCCGAGCGCGGCGAGACGACCCCGGAGGCAGAGGAGACGTGA
- a CDS encoding glycosyltransferase, translating to MSEETTGGPERVPDRPSVEIADLNVAIAHWRVRGVGGAVRVAGAIAETLDADRIYTVDPPTDTAGPSDIPFHDVLDDLSLTPLRRAQARVDRVFEYGIWEDVDWRDYGDIDVLVTSGATPRAVVTPDDVLHINYCHSPPRWFYDLYHERKGSLLGTVGRPLLRHLRTRDAAVDRRVDHYLANSPVIARRLWKYYDREAEVLYPPVPLERYRTDGGTTATRVAADPDRSPRPAGDYYLHLGRLDDEKGVEAVVEAFADTDRRLLLAGPEGDVAGYVRERVERLPNVEYHGYVSEAQKRALLSNCRAVVFNGHKEDFGIVPVEANASDKACLVNETGFPGMHVEEGENGYTHDGTPAGIRTAIARFERDGLADGDARAAVEEFSRETFENRLRGLVAGHHADFQARF from the coding sequence GTGAGCGAGGAGACGACCGGCGGTCCGGAGCGCGTTCCCGACAGGCCGTCGGTCGAGATCGCCGACCTGAACGTCGCCATCGCGCACTGGCGGGTCCGTGGCGTCGGCGGCGCCGTCCGGGTCGCCGGCGCCATCGCGGAGACCCTGGACGCCGACCGTATCTACACCGTCGACCCGCCGACCGATACCGCCGGCCCGTCGGATATCCCGTTCCACGACGTGCTGGACGACCTCTCGCTGACCCCGCTCCGGCGCGCGCAGGCACGGGTCGACCGCGTCTTCGAGTACGGCATCTGGGAGGACGTCGACTGGCGCGACTACGGTGACATCGACGTGCTCGTCACCTCCGGGGCGACGCCCCGGGCCGTCGTCACCCCGGACGACGTCCTCCACATCAACTACTGTCACTCGCCGCCGCGCTGGTTCTACGACCTCTACCACGAGCGCAAGGGCTCGCTGCTCGGGACCGTGGGCCGGCCGCTCCTGCGCCACCTCCGGACCCGCGACGCCGCGGTCGACCGCCGCGTCGACCACTACCTCGCCAACAGCCCCGTCATCGCGCGGCGGCTCTGGAAGTACTACGACCGCGAGGCGGAGGTGCTCTATCCGCCGGTTCCCCTCGAACGGTACCGGACGGACGGCGGGACGACGGCGACCCGGGTGGCCGCCGACCCCGACCGCTCGCCCCGGCCGGCCGGGGACTACTACCTCCACCTCGGCCGCCTGGACGACGAGAAGGGTGTCGAGGCCGTCGTCGAGGCCTTCGCCGACACGGACCGGCGCCTCCTGCTGGCCGGGCCCGAGGGCGACGTGGCCGGGTATGTCCGCGAGCGGGTCGAGCGCCTCCCGAACGTCGAGTACCACGGCTACGTCAGCGAGGCCCAGAAGCGCGCCCTGCTGTCGAACTGTCGGGCCGTCGTCTTCAACGGCCACAAGGAGGACTTCGGCATCGTCCCGGTGGAGGCCAACGCCTCGGACAAGGCCTGTCTCGTCAACGAGACCGGCTTCCCCGGGATGCACGTCGAGGAGGGCGAGAACGGCTACACCCACGACGGCACCCCGGCGGGCATCCGGACCGCCATCGCGCGCTTCGAGCGCGACGGCCTCGCCGACGGCGACGCGCGGGCGGCGGTCGAGGAGTTCTCCCGGGAGACGTTCGAGAACCGCCTCCGCGGACTGGTCGCCGGCCACCACGCCGACTTCCAGGCCCGCTTCTGA
- a CDS encoding M28 family peptidase: MFDQQTDAGPLVRALAGRAFADPFPWRFLTRVAEIPDRLGGSRGERRAADLAREALPGTPTLQSFPIERWTRGRADLTVAVDRPDGSVERSFEAVALPYSPSGTVEAPLVDAGHGTEREIRDASLDGAIAVARTDSPETERFVHRMETYGHAVEAGAEAFLFVNHVPGQLPPTGSLRFGSDASVPGVGVSRETGGWLTDYAAGGDGAGAIARLDVEATTERAESRNVVTHLGPDTDERVVLVAHLDAHDIAEGALDNGAGLTVAVTAARLLATVDADPDAPDPGLERGVTVAAVGCEETGLLGSEALAERLDAELDGGLDAVHAVCNVDGAGRARDLRAYTHGSDAVERLAGAVTGDAGVPLHLERTPHPYSDHWPFLRAGVPALQLHSRPPTGSEGPGGGPRGRGYTHTRADTRDKVDRRDLRTHAVWTALVVRELTRRDLPCRDPAEVAVELRDAGAEPGMRAAGVWPDGWD, from the coding sequence ATGTTCGACCAGCAGACCGACGCCGGCCCGCTCGTCCGGGCGCTGGCGGGCCGGGCGTTCGCCGACCCGTTCCCGTGGCGGTTCCTCACCCGCGTCGCCGAGATCCCGGACCGGCTCGGCGGCTCGCGGGGCGAACGCCGCGCCGCCGACCTCGCACGCGAGGCGCTCCCCGGGACCCCGACCCTCCAGTCGTTCCCCATCGAGCGCTGGACGCGGGGGCGGGCCGACCTCACGGTCGCCGTCGACCGCCCGGACGGATCCGTCGAGCGGTCGTTCGAGGCCGTGGCGCTCCCGTACTCGCCCAGCGGCACCGTCGAGGCGCCGCTCGTCGACGCGGGCCACGGGACCGAGCGCGAGATACGGGACGCGTCGCTCGACGGAGCCATCGCGGTCGCGCGGACGGACAGCCCGGAAACCGAACGGTTCGTCCACCGGATGGAGACGTACGGCCACGCGGTCGAGGCCGGGGCGGAGGCGTTCCTGTTCGTCAACCACGTCCCCGGCCAGCTGCCGCCGACCGGCTCGCTCCGGTTCGGGAGCGACGCTTCCGTCCCCGGCGTCGGCGTCTCCCGCGAGACGGGCGGCTGGCTGACCGACTACGCCGCCGGCGGCGACGGCGCCGGGGCCATCGCCCGCCTCGACGTCGAGGCGACCACGGAGCGGGCCGAGAGCCGGAACGTCGTCACCCACCTCGGCCCGGACACGGACGAGCGTGTCGTGCTCGTCGCGCACCTCGATGCCCACGACATCGCGGAGGGCGCGCTCGACAACGGAGCGGGGCTGACGGTGGCCGTGACGGCCGCCCGGCTGCTCGCGACGGTCGACGCCGACCCGGACGCGCCCGATCCGGGGCTGGAACGCGGCGTCACCGTCGCGGCGGTCGGCTGCGAGGAGACGGGACTGCTGGGGAGCGAGGCGCTCGCGGAACGGCTCGACGCCGAGCTCGACGGCGGCCTCGATGCCGTCCACGCGGTCTGCAACGTCGACGGCGCCGGCCGCGCCCGGGACCTCCGGGCGTACACGCACGGCTCGGACGCCGTCGAGCGGCTTGCGGGGGCTGTCACCGGCGACGCCGGCGTCCCGCTGCACCTCGAACGGACGCCCCACCCCTACAGCGACCACTGGCCGTTCCTCCGGGCAGGCGTCCCGGCGCTGCAGTTGCACAGCCGGCCGCCGACGGGCAGCGAGGGCCCGGGCGGCGGGCCGCGCGGCCGCGGCTACACCCACACTCGCGCCGACACGCGGGACAAGGTCGACCGGCGGGACCTCCGGACGCACGCCGTGTGGACGGCGCTGGTGGTGCGTGAACTGACCCGCCGAGACCTGCCGTGCCGCGACCCGGCCGAGGTGGCGGTCGAGCTGCGGGACGCCGGCGCGGAACCGGGGATGCGCGCGGCCGGCGTCTGGCCCGACGGCTGGGACTGA
- a CDS encoding nucleotidyltransferase family protein, which yields MQAVLPAAGRGTRMGPLTGWRPKPLVPVAGRPLLAHALDAVRPVVEGAVVVVGHRGERVRERFGHEYEGLPLTYVEQPAQRGLADALACAERAVDGPFVHLNADNVFGHGAGPTNVRRLVARRAATDADAVLLVERVSREAARRVGVVTTDDDGRVRDVVEKPDSLPPDTSGDVRPAGSPPARLVQTGCFAFTPAIFEACRAVGAGETGEVELSDAIARLAREGRVETVRLRGWRRNVNTPRDRAAVEARLSGERVRRASSDRLGR from the coding sequence GTGCAGGCCGTCCTCCCCGCCGCCGGCCGCGGGACGCGGATGGGGCCGCTCACGGGCTGGCGCCCGAAGCCGTTGGTCCCTGTCGCGGGCCGGCCGCTGCTCGCGCACGCGCTCGATGCCGTCCGGCCCGTGGTCGAGGGGGCGGTCGTCGTGGTCGGCCACCGCGGCGAGCGGGTCCGCGAACGGTTCGGCCACGAGTACGAGGGCCTCCCGCTGACCTACGTCGAGCAGCCCGCACAGCGCGGCCTGGCCGACGCGCTGGCGTGTGCCGAGCGCGCCGTCGACGGCCCGTTCGTCCACCTGAACGCCGACAACGTCTTCGGCCACGGGGCAGGCCCGACGAACGTCCGCCGGCTGGTCGCACGCCGGGCGGCGACGGACGCCGACGCCGTCCTCCTCGTGGAGCGCGTCTCCCGCGAGGCCGCGCGTCGCGTGGGCGTCGTGACGACCGACGACGACGGACGGGTTCGCGACGTGGTCGAGAAGCCCGATTCCCTTCCGCCGGACACGTCCGGCGACGTTCGCCCTGCGGGCTCACCGCCCGCTCGCCTCGTGCAGACCGGTTGCTTCGCGTTCACGCCCGCCATATTCGAGGCGTGTCGTGCAGTGGGGGCGGGTGAGACGGGAGAGGTGGAGCTCTCCGACGCCATCGCGCGCCTCGCCCGCGAGGGACGCGTCGAGACCGTCCGGTTGCGCGGCTGGCGCCGGAACGTCAACACGCCGCGCGACCGCGCGGCCGTCGAGGCGCGGCTGTCGGGCGAGCGCGTCCGACGGGCGTCGAGCGACCGCCTCGGCCGCTGA
- a CDS encoding glycosyltransferase family 4 protein — MHVGVLQAYFARPEPGGGERHTEHLARALARRGHDVTVFTDEPRDRRDGIDDLDVRTYPSPRGLKLNPVTELGLARAARVDAEACDVLLLTDESAFRGVDFDVPTAMVFHLVWHGWLARAGVRGVLGKPQALAYAALERRIARRADRVVAISGNVRDDIARIGRLRGPNPAADGRLVPIPNGVDTGRFHPDAGASDDGGPIRVHFQGRLVEQKRPGRLVDAVAASNGDWRLTVGGDGPLREDLEQRVRRAGVGDRVEFLGYVPDADLPARYAASDLFVLPSAYEGMPLTVLEALASGTLVVASPRAATDVVDDTVGRVVEPSPDALARTLDDLARDSGALEAMGARARERALAYDWSQVAVQYEALFEGLVG, encoded by the coding sequence ATGCACGTCGGCGTCCTGCAGGCCTACTTCGCCCGGCCGGAACCCGGCGGCGGCGAGCGCCACACCGAACACCTCGCCCGGGCGCTCGCGCGGCGCGGCCACGACGTGACCGTCTTCACCGACGAGCCGCGCGACCGCCGCGACGGCATCGACGATCTCGACGTGCGGACCTACCCCTCCCCACGGGGGCTGAAGCTGAACCCGGTCACGGAGCTCGGGCTCGCCCGCGCCGCCCGCGTCGACGCCGAGGCCTGCGACGTGCTCCTCCTGACCGACGAGAGCGCCTTCCGCGGCGTCGACTTCGACGTGCCGACGGCGATGGTCTTCCACCTGGTCTGGCACGGCTGGCTCGCCCGCGCGGGCGTTCGCGGCGTCCTCGGCAAGCCACAGGCGCTGGCGTACGCGGCACTGGAGCGCCGCATCGCCCGCCGTGCCGACCGCGTGGTCGCCATCTCCGGGAACGTCCGCGACGACATCGCGCGGATCGGCCGCCTCCGGGGCCCGAACCCCGCCGCGGACGGTCGGCTCGTCCCGATTCCGAACGGCGTCGACACGGGGCGGTTCCACCCCGACGCCGGCGCGTCGGACGACGGGGGCCCCATCCGCGTCCACTTCCAGGGGCGACTCGTCGAGCAGAAGCGGCCCGGTCGTCTCGTGGACGCCGTGGCGGCATCGAACGGCGACTGGCGGCTCACGGTCGGCGGCGACGGGCCCCTGCGCGAGGACCTTGAGCAACGCGTCCGCCGGGCGGGCGTCGGCGACCGTGTCGAGTTCCTCGGCTACGTCCCCGACGCCGACCTCCCGGCGCGCTACGCCGCCAGTGACCTGTTCGTCCTCCCGTCGGCGTACGAGGGGATGCCGCTCACGGTGCTGGAGGCACTCGCCTCGGGGACACTCGTGGTGGCCTCCCCCCGTGCGGCGACCGATGTGGTCGACGACACTGTCGGGCGGGTGGTCGAGCCCTCGCCCGACGCGCTGGCGCGGACGCTGGACGACCTCGCGCGGGACTCCGGGGCGCTGGAGGCGATGGGTGCGCGGGCTCGTGAGCGGGCGCTGGCGTACGACTGGTCGCAGGTCGCGGTGCAGTACGAGGCGCTGTTCGAGGGCCTGGTCGGCTGA
- the aceA gene encoding isocitrate lyase: MAHDNDGKDEVASRVQNTESIVRDVDNKAARELRQKFEEQDFTFAPGLYHALDARLAEMAGLDAAYMSGYSTVLGQFGFPDLEMVTMTEMVENAKRIVEATNLPVVADCDTGYGGIHNVRRAVREYEKAGVAAVHIEDQTTPKRCGHIAGKQIVPREEAKARFSAAVDAKQDEDTIIIARTDAYGSANGDWEEHLERGRMYADAGVDLVWPEMPDPSREDAVEYAETIHETHPDLKLAFNYSSSFAWSEEEDPLTFQELGDLGYQYIFITLYALHSGAHAVYEDMKNIAENDEEAQFDLEGRYLGHETESHHELSFVSRFQDIEAQFDPEAKKRMEESAGFTEEESDPLTSNDD, encoded by the coding sequence ATGGCACACGACAACGACGGCAAGGACGAGGTCGCGAGCCGCGTCCAGAACACGGAATCGATCGTTCGTGACGTTGACAACAAGGCAGCCCGCGAGCTGCGACAGAAGTTCGAGGAGCAGGACTTCACCTTCGCTCCCGGTCTCTACCACGCCCTCGACGCGCGCCTGGCCGAGATGGCCGGGCTCGACGCCGCCTACATGTCGGGCTACTCGACGGTCCTGGGCCAGTTCGGCTTCCCGGACCTCGAGATGGTCACGATGACCGAGATGGTCGAGAACGCCAAGCGCATCGTCGAGGCCACGAACCTGCCGGTCGTCGCCGACTGTGACACCGGCTACGGTGGCATCCACAACGTCCGCCGCGCCGTCCGCGAGTACGAGAAGGCCGGCGTCGCCGCCGTCCACATCGAGGACCAGACGACGCCGAAGCGCTGTGGCCACATCGCCGGCAAGCAGATCGTCCCGCGCGAGGAGGCGAAGGCGCGCTTCTCCGCCGCCGTCGACGCGAAGCAGGACGAGGACACCATCATCATCGCCCGCACCGACGCGTACGGCTCCGCCAACGGTGACTGGGAGGAGCACCTCGAGCGCGGCCGGATGTACGCCGACGCCGGCGTCGACCTGGTCTGGCCCGAGATGCCCGACCCGTCCCGCGAGGACGCCGTCGAGTACGCCGAGACCATCCACGAGACCCACCCGGACCTGAAGCTGGCGTTCAACTACTCCAGCTCGTTCGCGTGGTCCGAGGAGGAGGACCCGCTCACGTTCCAGGAGCTGGGTGACCTGGGCTACCAGTACATCTTCATCACCCTCTACGCCCTGCACAGCGGTGCGCACGCGGTCTACGAGGACATGAAGAACATCGCGGAGAACGACGAGGAGGCCCAGTTCGACCTCGAGGGCCGCTACCTCGGCCACGAGACCGAGAGCCACCACGAGCTCTCGTTCGTCTCGCGGTTCCAGGACATCGAGGCACAGTTCGACCCCGAGGCCAAGAAGCGGATGGAGGAGTCCGCCGGCTTCACCGAGGAGGAGTCGGACCCGCTCACCTCGAACGACGACTGA
- the truA gene encoding tRNA pseudouridine(38-40) synthase TruA → MSGDDLDGDAEAPGRSRRAFRVAYDGTGYRGFQRQPHGDTVEDALLDALCRLDVLDGDPGAEGDSRETPPGWAAAGRTDRGVSAVAQTVALDAPDWLTPRAFCGELPADVRVWASAEAPPGFHATHDARERRYEYHLHAPEADEDAVSRACARLSGAVDLHNLSADPRGEGTRRDLSLSAERDGAYLLLRARADGFPRECVRRLASLLAAVGSGERDLAFVERVLGDEPLPGPDGVAAAPPEPLVLVDVDYPGLDFTVDQRAAATAWTVFERRRVERTTGARVAEQLRRGASRDP, encoded by the coding sequence GTGAGCGGGGACGACCTCGACGGTGACGCCGAGGCGCCCGGCCGGAGCCGCCGCGCGTTCAGGGTGGCCTACGACGGGACCGGCTACCGCGGCTTCCAGCGCCAGCCACACGGCGATACCGTCGAGGACGCGCTGCTGGACGCGCTGTGTCGGCTCGACGTCCTCGATGGCGACCCCGGCGCCGAAGGCGACAGCCGCGAGACGCCGCCCGGGTGGGCCGCCGCCGGCCGCACGGACCGGGGCGTCTCGGCGGTCGCCCAGACCGTCGCCCTCGACGCGCCCGACTGGCTGACGCCCCGCGCGTTCTGCGGCGAACTCCCGGCGGACGTGCGCGTCTGGGCCAGCGCCGAGGCGCCGCCCGGCTTCCACGCGACCCACGACGCCCGCGAGCGTCGCTACGAGTACCACCTCCACGCGCCCGAGGCCGACGAGGACGCCGTCAGCCGGGCGTGCGCACGGCTCTCGGGCGCGGTCGACCTGCACAACCTGAGCGCCGACCCGCGCGGCGAGGGAACCCGGCGTGACCTCTCGCTGTCGGCCGAGCGCGACGGGGCGTATCTCCTGTTGCGGGCGCGTGCCGACGGCTTCCCCCGCGAGTGCGTCCGCCGCCTCGCGTCGCTGCTGGCGGCGGTCGGGAGCGGGGAGCGCGACCTCGCCTTCGTCGAGCGCGTCCTCGGCGACGAGCCGCTGCCGGGCCCCGACGGTGTGGCGGCGGCCCCGCCGGAGCCGCTGGTGCTGGTCGACGTCGACTACCCGGGGCTCGACTTCACCGTGGATCAGCGCGCGGCGGCGACCGCGTGGACCGTCTTCGAGCGCCGGCGGGTCGAGCGGACGACGGGCGCGCGGGTCGCCGAGCAGTTGCGGCGTGGCGCCTCGCGGGACCCCTGA
- the hisS gene encoding histidine--tRNA ligase, whose protein sequence is MYERLKGFRDFFPPEMAARRAVVDTVEDVARRYGFREIDTPRLERAEMWADKSGDDIVDELYAFEDKGGRHVTLTPELTPTVARMVVDKGQELSKPIKWVSTRPFWRYEAVQQGRFREFHQTNVDIFGTDEPTADAEVLAFAADALTELGLTGEDFEFRVSHRDILGNLLESFEPEVDRRVAIRAVDKREKVDYDEYLDLLAEAGMERADAESFDALLADDDLDAIVEAGNEDVGAAVGNLRAVLSAAEDFGVREYCDVSLATARGLDYYTGVVFECFDSTGEVSRSVFGGGRYDDLIEEFGGQPTPAVGVAPGHATLHLLCQRAGVYPDEAVSTDYYVLSVGETRPEALRVARDLRERGHVVETDLNDRGFGSQLSYADSINAETVVVVGERDLEDGNVTVKDMASGDETTAPFESFPGDAERPTYDDFA, encoded by the coding sequence ATGTACGAGCGCCTGAAGGGCTTTCGCGACTTCTTCCCCCCGGAGATGGCCGCCCGGCGCGCCGTCGTCGACACCGTCGAGGACGTCGCCCGGCGGTACGGCTTCCGCGAGATCGACACGCCCCGGCTCGAGCGGGCCGAGATGTGGGCGGACAAGTCCGGCGACGACATCGTCGACGAGCTGTACGCCTTCGAGGACAAGGGCGGGCGCCACGTCACGCTCACGCCCGAACTCACGCCCACCGTGGCGCGGATGGTCGTCGACAAGGGACAGGAACTGAGCAAGCCCATCAAGTGGGTCTCCACGCGGCCGTTCTGGCGGTACGAGGCGGTCCAGCAGGGCCGCTTCCGCGAGTTCCACCAGACCAACGTCGACATCTTCGGGACCGACGAGCCGACCGCCGACGCCGAGGTGCTGGCGTTCGCGGCCGACGCGCTGACCGAACTCGGGCTGACCGGCGAGGACTTCGAGTTCCGGGTCTCGCACCGCGACATCCTCGGCAACCTGCTGGAGTCGTTCGAGCCCGAGGTCGACAGGCGCGTGGCCATCCGCGCCGTGGACAAGCGCGAGAAGGTCGATTACGACGAGTACCTCGACCTCCTCGCGGAAGCGGGGATGGAGCGGGCCGACGCCGAGTCGTTCGACGCCCTCCTCGCCGACGACGACCTCGACGCCATCGTCGAGGCCGGCAACGAGGACGTGGGCGCCGCAGTCGGGAACCTGCGTGCCGTACTCTCCGCGGCCGAGGACTTCGGCGTCCGCGAGTACTGCGACGTGTCGCTCGCGACCGCACGCGGACTGGACTACTACACCGGCGTCGTGTTCGAGTGCTTCGACTCCACCGGCGAGGTCTCGCGCTCGGTCTTCGGCGGCGGCCGCTACGACGACCTCATCGAGGAGTTCGGCGGCCAGCCCACGCCCGCCGTCGGCGTCGCGCCCGGCCACGCCACCCTCCACCTCCTCTGCCAGCGCGCCGGCGTCTACCCGGACGAGGCCGTCTCGACCGACTACTACGTCCTGTCGGTGGGGGAGACGCGACCCGAGGCGCTCCGCGTAGCCCGTGACCTCCGCGAGCGCGGCCACGTCGTCGAGACCGACCTCAACGACCGCGGCTTCGGCTCGCAGCTCTCGTACGCCGATTCCATCAACGCCGAGACCGTCGTCGTGGTCGGCGAGCGCGACCTCGAGGACGGCAACGTGACGGTGAAGGACATGGCCAGCGGCGACGAGACGACCGCGCCGTTCGAGAGCTTCCCCGGTGACGCCGAGCGGCCGACGTACGACGATTTCGCTTGA